One genomic region from Streptomyces sp. NBC_01304 encodes:
- a CDS encoding aminoglycoside phosphotransferase family protein: MTEFGSLPSPLDRWVASVLGPIHVVRDASHARTNSQVWEVGNRTVRHFVKVAPQPVLYTRETRAYREAVPRLGYANAPSLRESSADHLALILTAVDGEPLDNETSDEISPARRRAAHEQAGRLLRRLHDALPHHRAEADPDPVPGTSTSTGTSTSTSTSTVNAAEATVSSLEQHITAAGTQLPTPEADLLRRIVSTLPTLGPLPAGLRHGDFRERNMLWNGHRCALIDFERSTPGPLAADFVHLATDVWPEHPELRAALFAGYGRRLTAREEQALLAFTAADAAGALAHGPRLGDACVTARGRRTVQRLTEEGRR, from the coding sequence ATGACCGAATTCGGGAGCCTTCCCTCGCCACTGGACCGCTGGGTGGCATCGGTCCTGGGGCCGATCCACGTCGTACGCGATGCCTCCCACGCGCGGACGAACTCACAGGTATGGGAGGTGGGAAACCGCACCGTCCGCCACTTCGTGAAGGTGGCGCCTCAACCGGTCCTCTACACCCGCGAAACGCGCGCCTACCGCGAGGCCGTCCCCCGACTCGGCTACGCCAACGCCCCCTCTCTACGGGAGAGTTCGGCCGATCACCTCGCCCTGATCCTCACCGCCGTGGACGGGGAACCCCTCGACAACGAGACCTCAGACGAGATCTCGCCCGCCCGCCGCCGTGCCGCCCACGAACAGGCCGGCCGACTCCTGCGCCGCTTGCACGACGCGCTGCCCCACCACCGGGCCGAAGCCGACCCCGACCCCGTTCCCGGCACCAGCACCAGCACCGGCACCAGCACCAGCACCAGCACCAGCACCGTGAACGCCGCCGAGGCCACGGTCAGCAGCCTCGAGCAGCACATCACCGCAGCCGGCACCCAGCTCCCCACCCCCGAAGCGGACCTGCTCCGCCGCATCGTCAGCACCCTCCCCACCCTGGGCCCGCTCCCCGCCGGGCTTCGCCACGGTGACTTCCGGGAGCGCAACATGCTCTGGAACGGACATCGTTGTGCGCTGATCGATTTCGAGCGCAGCACCCCCGGGCCGCTCGCGGCCGACTTCGTGCACCTCGCCACCGACGTATGGCCGGAGCACCCCGAACTGCGGGCCGCGCTGTTCGCCGGATATGGACGCCGCCTCACCGCCCGCGAGGAACAGGCACTCCTGGCGTTCACCGCGGCGGACGCGGCCGGCGCCCTCGCCCACGGCCCGCGTCTCGGCGACGCGTGCGTGACGGCTCGCGGGCGGCGCACCGTTCAGCGGCTGACCGAGGAGGGGAGGCGATGA
- a CDS encoding ABC transporter ATP-binding protein, translating to MAEPQISDAERELFGGPLRYDMGWSQHEHATLDLTMMSALRSMPSLVGATLRIAWTADRRALVAVTVSEIGQGIAAAVGLLAINAVMHALLGGTGSTAQRLHDLLPGLLAVGAVAVVNSALAAWSTARAGRLEPLVERIATTQYLAAAVSVELEAIDDPDFRRLVDIAQYGPTSARRMIGACVAALNGTISLITTAGVLTVLHPALLPLLLLIAAPRGWGAMRVAQERYVSVMSWVEHVRASRLIGNLLTERSAAQEVRLHAVGSFLLGRYRRMAESAEAEQERLASSKALTEWVAAALSGLAMAATYGTMFLLIMSGHMSLAVAGTAVIAVRSGSAGLGALVMNVNQLHEESLYVRDHGRFLAQAARRAIPEGGAQVPGRLDRIVLDQVTYRYPDRDRPALDDVSLTLAMGSVTAVVGENGSGKSTLMKVLSGLLLPQSGTMRWGDEDVAGLDRAQVFERVTLLTQDFQRWPVTAAMNIRLGRPSHAPSAKDLEASVDYAGAGPVIAQLTDGLRSLLARMFRGAVELSGGEWQKVGLARTHWRSTTSQADSILIVDEPTSALDPEAEIEAFNRIRQLAAPNRAVVLVTHRMSGVRHADRIYVLTRGRLAEHGTHDDLMAARGRYAAMFTAQAAQYAPTPGIPRPASPTMADPA from the coding sequence ATGGCCGAACCCCAGATCTCCGACGCCGAACGGGAGTTGTTCGGCGGACCGCTGCGGTACGACATGGGCTGGTCCCAACACGAGCACGCCACCCTCGACTTGACCATGATGTCCGCGCTGCGCTCGATGCCGAGCCTGGTCGGCGCGACCTTGCGCATCGCGTGGACGGCCGACCGCCGCGCCCTCGTCGCGGTCACGGTCAGCGAGATCGGTCAGGGCATCGCCGCGGCCGTCGGCCTGCTCGCCATCAACGCCGTGATGCACGCCCTGCTCGGCGGAACCGGCAGCACGGCCCAGCGGCTGCACGACCTGCTGCCCGGTCTGCTCGCCGTCGGCGCCGTCGCCGTCGTCAACTCCGCCCTGGCCGCGTGGTCGACCGCCCGGGCCGGGCGTCTGGAGCCGCTCGTCGAGCGGATCGCGACCACGCAGTATCTGGCCGCTGCCGTCTCCGTCGAGCTGGAGGCCATCGACGACCCCGACTTCCGCAGGCTCGTCGACATCGCCCAGTACGGGCCGACCTCCGCCCGCCGCATGATCGGGGCCTGTGTCGCCGCGCTGAACGGGACCATCTCGTTGATCACCACGGCCGGTGTGCTCACCGTGCTGCACCCGGCCCTGCTGCCGCTGCTGCTCCTGATCGCCGCCCCGCGCGGCTGGGGCGCCATGCGGGTGGCACAGGAACGGTACGTGTCGGTGATGAGCTGGGTCGAGCATGTGCGGGCCAGTCGCCTGATCGGCAACCTGCTCACCGAGCGCTCCGCCGCCCAGGAAGTGCGCCTGCACGCCGTCGGCAGCTTCCTGCTCGGCCGCTACCGGCGGATGGCCGAGAGCGCCGAGGCCGAACAGGAACGGCTTGCCTCCAGCAAGGCCCTGACCGAGTGGGTCGCCGCCGCACTGTCCGGACTGGCCATGGCAGCAACGTACGGAACCATGTTCTTGCTGATCATGAGCGGGCACATGAGCCTCGCCGTGGCCGGCACCGCGGTCATCGCCGTCCGCTCCGGCTCGGCCGGCCTGGGCGCCCTGGTGATGAATGTGAACCAGCTGCACGAGGAGTCCCTGTACGTACGCGATCACGGACGCTTCCTCGCCCAGGCGGCCCGGCGGGCCATCCCCGAGGGCGGAGCCCAAGTCCCCGGTCGGCTCGACCGGATCGTCCTTGACCAGGTCACCTACCGCTACCCCGACCGCGACCGCCCGGCTCTGGACGACGTGTCGCTCACGCTGGCGATGGGCTCGGTCACCGCCGTGGTCGGTGAGAACGGCTCCGGCAAGAGCACCCTGATGAAGGTCCTCTCGGGCCTGCTGCTGCCCCAGAGCGGGACCATGCGATGGGGCGACGAGGACGTCGCGGGCCTGGACCGCGCCCAGGTCTTCGAGCGCGTCACGCTGCTCACCCAGGACTTCCAACGCTGGCCCGTGACCGCCGCGATGAACATCCGGCTCGGCCGGCCCTCGCACGCCCCCTCGGCCAAGGACCTGGAGGCGTCCGTCGACTACGCCGGAGCCGGCCCGGTCATCGCCCAACTCACCGACGGCTTGCGGAGCTTGCTGGCCCGCATGTTCCGCGGAGCCGTGGAACTCTCCGGCGGTGAATGGCAGAAGGTCGGACTGGCCCGCACCCACTGGCGCAGCACCACCTCGCAGGCGGACAGCATCCTCATCGTGGACGAGCCCACCTCCGCGCTCGACCCGGAGGCCGAGATCGAGGCGTTCAATCGGATCCGCCAACTCGCCGCCCCCAACCGGGCCGTGGTGCTCGTCACCCACCGCATGTCCGGCGTCCGGCACGCCGACCGCATCTACGTCCTCACCCGGGGTCGCCTCGCCGAGCACGGCACCCACGACGACCTCATGGCCGCCCGCGGGCGCTACGCCGCGATGTTCACCGCTCAGGCCGCGCAGTACGCCCCCACTCCGGGCATTCCCCGTCCCGCGTCCCCCACCATGGCGGACCCCGCGTGA
- a CDS encoding maleylpyruvate isomerase family mycothiol-dependent enzyme, which yields MENSRHLDCLAADFARLRAVAATNLTAPVPSCPGWTVGDLARHVGQVYLHKTLSMRDGAEPDPWPPRELADEEPLALLDRTYAGLIAEFAARKPQDPAGSWYTPDPTVGFWIRRMAQETVIHRIDAELGTGEPVAPVPADLAVDGIDELFKVFVAYSVAEWGDYFTDILGASPGRTYTIRAAEAAWRIRTGPGLFTVEDGPGDAAPDVTVSGSPADVLRWAWNREAAGEPSGVTVVGAAEAIEELRRCIVVASQ from the coding sequence ATGGAGAACTCGCGCCACCTCGACTGCCTCGCCGCAGACTTCGCCCGCCTGCGGGCCGTCGCCGCCACGAACCTCACGGCCCCGGTGCCGAGTTGTCCTGGCTGGACCGTCGGCGACCTGGCCCGCCACGTGGGCCAGGTGTATCTGCACAAGACCCTGTCGATGCGCGACGGCGCCGAGCCCGACCCGTGGCCGCCGCGGGAACTGGCGGACGAGGAACCGCTCGCGCTGCTCGACCGTACGTACGCCGGGCTGATCGCGGAGTTCGCTGCCCGCAAACCGCAGGACCCGGCCGGGTCCTGGTACACCCCGGACCCGACCGTCGGGTTCTGGATCCGGCGGATGGCCCAGGAGACGGTCATCCACCGGATCGACGCGGAGCTCGGCACCGGGGAGCCGGTCGCGCCGGTGCCGGCCGATCTCGCCGTCGACGGCATCGACGAGCTGTTCAAGGTCTTCGTGGCGTACAGCGTCGCCGAGTGGGGCGACTACTTCACCGACATTCTGGGAGCGTCGCCCGGCCGTACGTACACGATCCGTGCCGCCGAAGCGGCGTGGCGGATACGCACAGGCCCGGGCCTGTTCACCGTCGAGGACGGGCCCGGCGACGCAGCCCCGGACGTGACGGTGAGCGGCTCGCCGGCGGACGTGCTGCGCTGGGCGTGGAACCGGGAAGCGGCAGGCGAGCCGTCCGGCGTGACGGTGGTGGGCGCCGCCGAGGCGATCGAGGAGCTGCGGCGCTGCATCGTCGTGGCGAGCCAGTGA
- a CDS encoding pyridoxal phosphate-dependent aminotransferase has product MTVSRLQHIPGIGVDLVGAAADAAHDPDMLRLENLDTDLRPPQIALDITRRAIDDDATNSYLPFQGRHDLREAAAAHVGRIAGRDYDPAAGCAIVAGGLNGVLNTLLATVEPGQEVVLGDPVYAGLVNRVRLAGGVPRHVPCRPTPEGWRTDPAELAAAVGPDTAAVLVMSPAMPTGDLLGHAHWDALAPAVAEHGCWVIYDAAMERIRFDGKAPEHPAAHPQLADHTITVGSASKELRLIGWRVGWVVGPPRIMADITLVGMANVVAPVGIAQQAVAAALDAPEADADVAAATDTWRRRCDLVLSELADYPCLRPHGGWSLLLDTAALGLSPAEASERLFRYGKVAATPMTGWGPQGRDHLRLVFANEPAERLAGLRERVAAAFG; this is encoded by the coding sequence ATGACCGTGTCACGCCTGCAGCACATCCCCGGCATCGGAGTGGACCTCGTGGGGGCTGCCGCCGATGCCGCTCACGACCCCGACATGCTGCGGCTGGAGAATCTCGACACCGACCTGCGGCCACCGCAGATCGCCCTCGACATCACGCGCCGGGCGATCGACGACGACGCCACGAACAGCTACCTGCCCTTCCAGGGCCGGCACGACCTGCGCGAAGCCGCCGCCGCCCATGTCGGCCGGATCGCCGGCCGCGACTACGACCCGGCAGCGGGCTGCGCCATCGTCGCGGGCGGCCTCAACGGCGTACTGAACACGCTGCTCGCCACCGTCGAGCCGGGGCAGGAAGTGGTGCTCGGCGACCCGGTCTACGCCGGACTCGTCAACCGCGTCCGACTCGCGGGCGGTGTCCCGAGGCATGTGCCCTGCCGTCCGACCCCCGAGGGCTGGCGCACCGATCCGGCCGAACTGGCCGCCGCCGTGGGCCCCGACACCGCCGCGGTCCTGGTGATGTCCCCAGCCATGCCCACCGGCGACCTGCTCGGCCATGCGCACTGGGACGCCTTGGCGCCTGCGGTGGCCGAGCACGGCTGCTGGGTGATCTACGACGCGGCCATGGAGCGCATCCGCTTCGACGGGAAGGCCCCGGAGCATCCGGCCGCGCATCCCCAACTGGCCGACCACACCATCACGGTGGGCTCCGCGTCCAAGGAACTGCGGCTCATCGGCTGGCGGGTCGGCTGGGTCGTCGGTCCGCCGCGCATCATGGCCGACATCACGCTGGTCGGCATGGCCAACGTGGTCGCCCCCGTGGGCATAGCCCAACAGGCCGTGGCCGCCGCCCTCGACGCCCCCGAGGCGGACGCAGACGTGGCCGCGGCCACCGATACCTGGCGGCGGCGCTGCGACCTGGTCCTGTCGGAGCTGGCCGACTACCCGTGCCTGCGGCCGCACGGCGGCTGGTCGCTTCTCCTCGACACCGCCGCCCTGGGCCTCTCCCCCGCCGAGGCATCGGAGCGGCTGTTCCGGTACGGGAAGGTCGCGGCGACCCCGATGACCGGCTGGGGCCCACAGGGCCGCGACCACCTGCGGCTGGTCTTCGCGAACGAGCCCGCCGAACGCCTCGCCGGACTGCGGGAACGCGTCGCGGCCGCCTTCGGCTGA
- a CDS encoding protease inhibitor I42 family protein produces MPQVTCTESDHGREIRVQVGDLVVVTLRENPTTGHLWLLAPGASDVLAGQGGQFSPGDTTAPGAAGARTFTFRAYAAGRANLDLQLCRPGRDASAPVARFALAVLVS; encoded by the coding sequence GTGCCACAGGTGACCTGCACCGAGAGCGACCACGGCCGTGAAATCCGCGTACAGGTGGGGGACTTGGTGGTGGTGACACTGCGGGAGAACCCCACGACCGGCCACCTGTGGCTGCTCGCCCCCGGTGCCTCGGACGTACTCGCCGGGCAAGGGGGCCAGTTCTCGCCGGGCGACACCACCGCGCCGGGCGCCGCCGGAGCACGCACGTTCACCTTCCGGGCGTACGCCGCCGGCCGCGCGAACCTCGATCTCCAGCTGTGCCGACCGGGGCGGGACGCGAGCGCGCCCGTCGCGCGGTTTGCGCTTGCTGTGCTGGTGAGTTGA
- a CDS encoding methyltransferase domain-containing protein: protein MVTTQDDWDRGYADGHRYRPLGDDERSLLATHVPPPVEGRALDVGCGVGELAAHLSTLGYTVDAVDWSETALAEAAAEHGTTVRWLRCDVGSEDFEPPHADGYDLITLRFVYPFLHHRDQTVHALGRRLRPGGALVIITPLAADTPAERREIALDEDELAQLQDRWAKAERHDTEGLAFVVLRGPHRSGPTPRTGRSTAGSRPVPADTYAVPRHLDSTSANAPRQHRFNLLTHYYDQVESGRKTIEVRVANRKKSDVGVGDTIVFRDHYQGGGRELDVVVQQITAYASFDDLLDVEDPARVDPDASRAEQLVSLRRIYPPDKEALGVLAFAFDHRAGRRGRPLPMAPAEYVQTVPHHTVYGCLYIRDEHDRPVQLRSVYGNRLWQFPGGNTDVVGEDPLDTARREAVEETGLELGHGTPRLLLTHYLHPGPRVPLGKIGFIFDGGRLTAEQLSRIRLDPSEHDLWAIHDLSEWRRLMGEAAFARLDAVERARRGRGPRYFVTGQ, encoded by the coding sequence ATGGTCACCACGCAGGACGACTGGGACCGCGGCTACGCCGACGGCCACCGCTACCGCCCGCTCGGCGACGACGAACGGTCGCTGCTGGCCACGCATGTGCCGCCGCCTGTCGAAGGACGGGCCCTCGACGTCGGCTGCGGGGTGGGGGAACTCGCCGCCCATCTGTCCACGCTCGGCTACACGGTGGACGCCGTCGACTGGTCCGAGACCGCTCTGGCCGAGGCCGCTGCCGAGCACGGCACGACCGTCCGGTGGCTGCGCTGCGACGTCGGAAGCGAGGACTTCGAGCCGCCGCACGCCGACGGCTACGACTTGATCACCCTGCGGTTCGTCTACCCCTTCCTCCACCACCGCGATCAGACGGTGCACGCGCTGGGGCGTCGCCTACGCCCCGGTGGCGCCCTCGTGATCATCACGCCGCTCGCCGCCGACACCCCGGCCGAACGGCGCGAGATCGCACTCGACGAGGACGAACTCGCCCAGCTCCAGGACCGCTGGGCGAAGGCCGAGCGCCACGACACCGAAGGGCTGGCCTTCGTGGTCCTGCGGGGCCCGCACCGGTCCGGGCCCACACCACGGACCGGCCGCTCGACCGCCGGTTCACGACCCGTGCCGGCCGATACGTACGCCGTCCCCCGGCACCTTGACTCCACCTCGGCCAACGCGCCCCGGCAGCACCGCTTCAACCTGCTCACGCACTACTACGACCAGGTGGAGTCGGGACGCAAGACGATCGAAGTGCGCGTCGCCAACAGGAAGAAGAGTGACGTCGGAGTCGGGGACACGATCGTCTTCCGGGACCACTACCAGGGCGGCGGTCGCGAACTCGACGTCGTTGTCCAGCAGATCACCGCGTACGCCTCCTTCGACGACCTTCTCGACGTGGAGGATCCTGCACGCGTCGACCCTGACGCCTCCCGCGCCGAGCAACTCGTCAGCCTCCGGCGCATCTACCCGCCGGACAAGGAGGCCCTCGGCGTCCTGGCGTTCGCATTCGATCACCGGGCCGGGCGGCGCGGCCGGCCCCTCCCGATGGCACCCGCCGAGTACGTGCAGACCGTGCCCCATCACACGGTGTACGGCTGCCTGTATATCCGCGACGAGCACGACCGGCCGGTGCAGTTGCGCTCGGTGTACGGCAACCGCCTGTGGCAGTTCCCCGGCGGCAACACCGACGTCGTCGGCGAGGATCCCTTGGACACAGCGCGCCGCGAAGCAGTCGAGGAGACCGGACTCGAACTCGGCCACGGCACACCGCGCCTGCTGCTGACGCACTACCTGCATCCCGGGCCCCGCGTACCCCTGGGCAAGATCGGCTTCATCTTCGACGGCGGCCGCCTCACCGCCGAACAGCTGAGCCGGATCCGCCTCGATCCGTCCGAGCACGACCTCTGGGCCATCCACGACCTCAGCGAGTGGCGGCGACTGATGGGCGAGGCGGCCTTCGCCCGCTTGGACGCCGTCGAGCGAGCACGTCGCGGCCGAGGCCCGCGCTACTTCGTGACCGGCCAATAG
- a CDS encoding NUDIX domain-containing protein, with protein sequence MSMDPHLLIADVAQVLLRPSGAALCVRRKPDAELAPGQLTVVGGHLQAGEPLDRAARREAQEETGVHIRADQQEFCGLVHHHTLEGRDRITAVFVAQSWTGEPYNAEPHKHEGLFWVSMEKPPRDCHPYTAAIFQMLIEGPSYRALNWPSVGGAL encoded by the coding sequence ATGAGCATGGACCCTCACCTGCTGATCGCGGACGTCGCCCAGGTTCTGCTGCGCCCGAGCGGAGCCGCGCTGTGCGTACGCCGCAAGCCCGATGCGGAGCTTGCGCCGGGGCAGTTGACCGTAGTGGGCGGCCACCTCCAGGCCGGCGAACCACTTGACCGCGCCGCACGGCGTGAGGCGCAAGAGGAGACCGGGGTCCATATCCGGGCCGACCAGCAGGAGTTCTGCGGGCTCGTCCATCACCACACCCTTGAGGGAAGGGACCGGATCACCGCCGTGTTCGTGGCGCAGTCCTGGACCGGTGAGCCGTACAACGCCGAACCGCACAAGCACGAAGGGTTGTTCTGGGTGTCGATGGAGAAGCCGCCACGGGACTGCCACCCGTACACCGCCGCCATCTTCCAGATGCTCATCGAAGGCCCTTCGTACCGGGCGCTGAACTGGCCGAGTGTCGGAGGCGCCCTGTGA
- a CDS encoding SDR family oxidoreductase gives MILVTGATGTVGSLLVSALRAQDRQVRALVRNPAKAPDSWDAGVQLATADFEDPKSLDAAVDGVEAVYVLCGTHPQMAEYERHVFDAVIRSGAGPKVVLHSVVGVDQGPPNGRFAVAHVTAFDHLKSSGVADWTVLAPGTYFQNLISLASSIKAGVLAVPGGDGAVSYVDGSDIADVAAHVLTTDGHSGQVYTLTGPEAVTHAQIAAGLGKAAGHEVSYRDVAPEQVREGMLGAGVDAWTVDGLLELYEIYRAGHASRVSDAVPRLLGRPARGLDDFATAHSAVFR, from the coding sequence GTGATTCTTGTTACGGGTGCCACCGGCACCGTCGGTTCCTTACTCGTCTCCGCCCTCCGGGCCCAGGACCGGCAGGTCCGTGCCCTCGTCCGCAATCCCGCCAAGGCACCGGACTCTTGGGATGCGGGCGTGCAACTCGCCACCGCCGACTTCGAGGACCCCAAGTCGCTGGACGCGGCGGTCGACGGGGTCGAAGCCGTCTACGTACTGTGTGGCACCCATCCACAGATGGCCGAGTACGAGCGCCACGTGTTCGATGCCGTCATACGTTCCGGCGCCGGCCCCAAGGTGGTCCTGCACTCAGTCGTCGGCGTCGACCAGGGCCCGCCCAACGGCCGCTTCGCGGTGGCCCATGTGACGGCCTTCGACCATCTGAAGTCCTCGGGTGTCGCCGACTGGACGGTGCTCGCGCCGGGCACGTACTTCCAGAACCTCATCTCCCTTGCCTCTTCCATCAAGGCCGGTGTGCTCGCCGTGCCCGGCGGCGACGGGGCCGTCTCGTACGTGGACGGCAGCGACATCGCCGACGTGGCCGCGCACGTCCTGACCACCGACGGCCACAGCGGCCAGGTCTACACACTCACCGGCCCCGAGGCCGTCACCCACGCACAGATCGCGGCCGGTCTGGGCAAGGCGGCAGGCCACGAGGTCAGCTATCGCGATGTGGCGCCCGAACAGGTCCGCGAGGGGATGCTCGGCGCGGGCGTCGACGCCTGGACGGTCGACGGACTCCTGGAGCTCTACGAGATCTACCGGGCCGGCCACGCCTCCCGCGTCTCCGACGCCGTCCCCCGCCTGCTCGGCCGCCCGGCCCGGGGCCTCGACGACTTCGCCACCGCGCACAGCGCCGTCTTCCGCTGA
- a CDS encoding VOC family protein — MSTIQPVIVTADHDVLLGFYTKLFGAEEIFRVPEEGPAFYVGLRIGDTDLGLVAKADAGTGAVSRILLSIGVDDVDETLGRVEALGGSVGGGANDMPWGQRVAHIQDPDGNPVNLTQPIPVR, encoded by the coding sequence ATGTCCACCATCCAGCCAGTGATCGTGACCGCCGACCACGACGTTCTGCTCGGCTTCTACACGAAATTGTTCGGCGCGGAGGAGATCTTCCGGGTGCCGGAGGAAGGCCCGGCCTTCTACGTCGGCTTGCGCATCGGTGACACCGATCTCGGGCTGGTGGCCAAGGCGGACGCGGGGACCGGGGCGGTGTCGCGGATCCTGCTCAGCATCGGTGTCGACGACGTCGACGAGACGCTCGGCCGGGTGGAGGCGCTGGGCGGCTCGGTCGGCGGCGGCGCCAACGACATGCCGTGGGGACAGCGCGTCGCCCACATCCAGGACCCCGACGGCAATCCGGTGAACCTCACTCAGCCGATCCCGGTCCGGTGA
- a CDS encoding C1 family peptidase produces the protein MAPQPQHVEEIQQAIARNNADWQAESNPLTRLPLEEQRRRLGFVPGPNDPSLAEREAVALRNQPGPGGPESAALGVPGAYDLRDVDGQNYITPVRNQGNCGSCVAFGTLAAAEGTLRVALKNPDLEIDYSEAHLFYCHARREGRNCDNGWWVDRALEAIKNSGVVDENCYPYTGGDQNCSNLSDSAPSRLTYIENWRRYVTPASMKIWLAGEGPLIACFTVYEDFMYYGGGVYRHVWGERLGGHCVCVVGYDDEGGYWICKNSWGEDRGESGFYRIGYGEVGIDAEMWTVEGIRSPFAVRDAAFVSQSVPTAMTPGQPYDVAVTLRNTGIQTWTPGHNYRLGSQNPQDNTVWGPGRVDVPQQVPTWGEATFAFRVTAPAQLPAHHQWRMVQDAVEWFGEFTPDVLVEAAGVTVRYGSTLRVRHVVTWANLHSHPHPYGHPGSSGQQQVTCYDGADDNDLWIVKGPDGAPPDHRVGQQVAHGDLVRLEHAATRRNLHSHAGIPSPVTGQQEVTCFGEAGQGDGNDTWRVEIEGGGTWQAGRQMRLIHVPTEHALHSHQGYSHPDWTMGQQEVTCFGERDANDLWFASDFRARDARFVSQLVPTTMVRGQGYDVSVTMCNVGTETWTAAGAYRLGSQSPQDNTVWGLGRVELPRPVAPGEQVTVPFHVTAPATTGVTHFQWRMLREGVEWFGALSAHTAVRVYTTLEETTVPDATGLGRSAAGNAIRSADLVPHFSGAQGARVEVWSQDPEPGAQVRRGSTVTLRMVRSD, from the coding sequence ATGGCACCGCAACCGCAGCACGTGGAAGAGATCCAGCAGGCCATCGCCCGCAACAACGCCGACTGGCAGGCCGAAAGCAATCCACTGACCCGGCTGCCGCTCGAAGAGCAGCGCCGCCGCCTGGGCTTCGTCCCCGGCCCCAACGACCCGTCGCTGGCCGAACGCGAAGCGGTGGCCCTGCGCAATCAGCCGGGCCCGGGAGGTCCGGAGTCCGCCGCCTTGGGCGTGCCCGGCGCGTACGACCTGCGCGACGTGGACGGCCAGAACTACATCACGCCCGTCCGCAACCAGGGCAACTGCGGCTCGTGCGTGGCCTTCGGGACGCTCGCCGCCGCCGAGGGCACCTTGCGGGTGGCGCTGAAGAACCCGGACCTGGAGATCGACTACTCCGAGGCGCACCTCTTCTACTGCCACGCGCGCAGGGAAGGCCGCAACTGCGACAACGGCTGGTGGGTGGACCGCGCGCTCGAGGCCATCAAGAACTCCGGTGTCGTGGACGAGAACTGCTATCCGTACACGGGGGGCGACCAGAACTGCTCCAACCTCTCCGACAGCGCTCCGTCCCGGCTCACCTACATCGAGAACTGGCGCCGCTACGTCACCCCGGCCTCCATGAAGATCTGGCTGGCCGGTGAAGGGCCGCTGATCGCCTGCTTCACGGTCTACGAGGACTTCATGTACTACGGCGGGGGCGTGTACCGGCACGTGTGGGGCGAGCGGCTCGGCGGGCACTGCGTGTGTGTCGTCGGCTACGACGACGAGGGCGGCTATTGGATCTGCAAGAACAGCTGGGGCGAGGACCGGGGCGAGAGCGGGTTCTACCGCATCGGCTACGGCGAGGTCGGCATCGACGCCGAGATGTGGACCGTCGAGGGCATCCGCAGTCCCTTCGCGGTGCGCGACGCCGCCTTCGTGTCGCAGTCCGTGCCCACGGCGATGACGCCCGGACAGCCGTACGACGTCGCCGTCACGCTGCGCAACACCGGCATCCAGACCTGGACGCCGGGCCACAACTACCGCCTGGGCTCGCAGAATCCGCAGGACAACACGGTCTGGGGGCCCGGCCGCGTCGACGTACCGCAACAGGTGCCGACGTGGGGCGAGGCGACCTTCGCGTTCCGCGTCACGGCACCCGCGCAGCTGCCCGCCCACCATCAGTGGCGCATGGTGCAGGACGCCGTCGAGTGGTTCGGCGAGTTCACTCCGGACGTCCTGGTGGAGGCGGCCGGCGTGACCGTGCGCTACGGCTCCACGCTGCGCGTGCGGCACGTCGTGACGTGGGCCAATCTGCACTCCCACCCCCATCCGTACGGTCACCCGGGCTCGTCGGGGCAGCAGCAGGTCACCTGCTACGACGGGGCCGACGACAACGACCTGTGGATCGTGAAGGGTCCCGACGGGGCACCGCCGGACCACCGCGTCGGACAGCAGGTCGCACACGGCGACCTGGTGCGCCTGGAGCACGCGGCCACCCGCCGCAACCTGCACAGCCACGCCGGCATCCCCTCCCCCGTCACCGGGCAGCAGGAGGTCACCTGTTTCGGCGAGGCCGGGCAGGGCGACGGCAACGACACCTGGCGGGTGGAGATCGAGGGCGGCGGCACCTGGCAGGCGGGCCGGCAGATGCGCCTGATCCACGTCCCGACCGAGCACGCCCTCCACTCCCACCAGGGCTACTCGCATCCGGACTGGACGATGGGCCAGCAGGAGGTCACCTGCTTCGGCGAACGCGACGCCAACGACCTGTGGTTCGCCTCCGACTTCCGGGCGCGCGACGCGCGATTCGTCTCTCAGCTGGTGCCCACCACCATGGTGCGCGGCCAGGGCTATGACGTGAGCGTGACGATGTGCAATGTCGGCACCGAGACCTGGACGGCGGCCGGCGCCTACCGGCTGGGCTCGCAGAGTCCGCAGGACAACACGGTGTGGGGCCTCGGCCGCGTCGAACTGCCCCGCCCGGTCGCCCCCGGCGAGCAGGTCACCGTCCCGTTCCACGTGACCGCGCCCGCCACCACGGGCGTCACCCACTTCCAGTGGCGGATGCTGCGCGAGGGCGTCGAGTGGTTCGGCGCGCTCTCGGCGCACACGGCCGTACGCGTCTACACGACGCTGGAGGAGACGACGGTCCCCGATGCCACCGGCCTCGGCCGCAGCGCGGCAGGCAACGCGATCCGCTCCGCGGACCTCGTGCCCCACTTCAGCGGCGCCCAGGGAGCCCGGGTCGAGGTATGGAGCCAGGACCCGGAGCCCGGGGCCCAGGTACGGCGGGGCAGCACGGTGACGCTGAGGATGGTTCGCAGCGACTAG